The genomic stretch CTTTGTTGTATGATTGTACTGTACAAAGAGCATCAATGTGCAATGCAAACCTACCCTGATAGGGACAGCAAAAGCTGGATCTTAACAATGGCTTTGGCTTTCACTGCTTCTAACCGTTTCTGATCACTTGTCctgaaattaacaaaaaaaaaaaaaagagagagagacagagtgagatttTCTACTGAATAATAGCTCAATCAAAACATAATCAATTAACTGGCATGGTGAAGATGAACGTTGGAAGAAAATGCAGGTTTAGCTTTAATAATGCACTTCTTCCTCATCAAGAACTATGAAACTACTCACGTTTTGAGTTTTAGGTCAATTTCAATCTCTGTGGTATCCAAAGAAATTCCTCCCGTGCTCAGAATGATGTAAAATGTTgtctgaaataaaatatttttcttatgaATATTAACAAATTTAACTAATTGAACTTCACTTTCACATATACATGAAATATTCACCACAGCATCTCTTATGAAAGGATTTCCGAGTTCACAATCAGCTTGTGATCCATTCAGATTGGCTAAACAGGTGACTGGTTTGTCCTATAAAGATTCAGAGGCATTTAAttaaaatcaaactcaaagcacaACAAATACGCTAGTTGGTTTCAAGTTAGACAGGCACCTGGAAGTTGGACTTACACTAGATTTAGTGCGAACAGCAGAATAAGagacagatctggggaaggagcCAGTCAGCTGTGCCTCATAAGCGGCATCACCATGATTGGTCACCGTGATTTCTAGGGCAATTTCCTTTTGACTGCTAAGTGACATGATCGGAACTCCATTTTCcctgagagaaagaaaaacaggAAGATTAAAATAAACTATTCACCTTGCCTCAGTTATGCTATGAAGAAAGAGCATAGgaacttcaagggatagttcacctaaaaattcaaattctctcatcatttatacaccttcatgccatcccagatgtgtatgactttctttcttctactgaacacaaacaaagattttaagaagaatatctcagctctgtagaacaatacaatgcaagtgaatagtgaccagaactttgaaggtccaaaaagtacataaaggcagcataaaagtaatccacacaactccaattGTTAAAAATGAAGCGAtacatatgataggtgtgtgagaaacagatcaatatttaagtcctataaattctcctccctgccaggtaggtggcgatatgcaaaaagaatgtgaatcggcaaaaattaaagaagaatgtgaaagtgaaagaggagagttttagtaaaaaaagacttaaaggtgctgtaagtgattttagcattctgaagctttcatgtgactgagctgttgaattagccatgtcccctcattccaaaaccccgccctccaaaaataatttggagaccaaaactgagcaaaagaacagtattgtttgttcctgtggctgtcgaattcaacagtggcacaatagcaccctcaactgacaaactttATGAATCACAGCCTCAATGCTCTGCTTCAAATTTAACACTATGAAATctagcaaaatgattgacatgtgaaaagcgtcaatgtccgcaATATGCGGacacttttttgtttgctgtttacaaagtctacagccaGAGGCGGCCTTTGCAATTTGGAGTCCCGTTTAAAAAAAACAGTTGGAGCAGTTtgttttaactaaaaaaaaaaaaaaaaaggtaatttacaGAACTCAGTGGGTGTCATGAAGTCTATGCTAGTCATAAACCTTACACAAAGTATTTTActaaattctaatgaaattataaataacaacaaataataaatgaTTATGATGAGCAAAATAATGCatcattgatctgtttctcacccacacctatcatatcgcttctgaagatatggatttaaccagtggagtcgtatggataacatttttactgcctttatgtgctttttggagcttcaaagttctggccaacattcactatTGTTTGgttctacagagctgagatatgtttctaaaactcttcatttgtattcagcagaagaaagtcatacacatctgcatatggcatgggggtgagtaaatgataagatttttgggtgaactatccctttcactaACATCATTTGAACATAAATTTAGTTCAGATATGAACGAGTGCTCTCTGACACTTAACAAtattaatggtaacactttacaataaggttccatttgttaacattaactaacaaagaacaaaagttttacagcatttattaatcttggttaatattttaAATCAAGAGTGGTATATGTTAACGTTGGTTAACACACAATGAACTAACACAAACTGacaataaacattttctttttattaaataacattaacaaagacaaataaatgctgtaaaaaaatactgtatattgttcgtcattagttcatgatacctaattcattaactaatgttaacaaatggaacctcattgtaaattataatttactcactcagGTAACGGATGAAAGTTATCTGTGTTTTGTTCCCTGGTGTGGAATTTATACTTAAGCTGCAGGTCACTCTGACAATCATGGTCAGTACCACATCCCTCCTTGATAAAATTAACCTGAAAAACAGCACGATGTAGATTTAGAATTAATACTGAATGAGAACATGAATGATGAACACTCTCATGGTCTCCCTTGTTAGTGATTGGATGTTTCTTACTCATGCAATATCAACCTTAAAGGTAAAGAGTATGTTATAAATACTTTTTGGTACTGGAACCAGACTTTGtgactaaataaacacaataaaagcacattttaatttgtttgtagAACTGTTTAGTTGAAATAACGTTTTCAAAACCTGTTCCATCTGTGAAATTTATTAGATCATGAAGaacgttaaagggataattcactcaaaaatgaacattttctcaacatttactcaccctcatgccatcccagatgtttatgactttctttcttcttcaaaacacaaacaaagatttttagaagaatatctcagctctgtacaatgcaagtgaatggtgaccagaactccaaaagctccaaaaacaaGATTAGGtcaacataaacataatccatcagactccaaggttcaatcaatgtcttctgaagcaatccagctggttttgggtgagatcagaccaaaatataactcctttttcactgtacatcttgccattgcagtctctagacacaaacatgatttcaagatcgattacacttcctagtgcttgatgcatgtgcagagttagatggcgctataggagtgtaatcaagctttaaatcatgCTGTCATGATGTACAGTTAAAAAGGAGTTacaatttggtctgttcttacccaaaacctactggatcgcttaagaagacactgacaaaccactggagtctgatggattatatttatgctgactttatctgctttttggagcttcaaagttctgatcacccttcacttgcattgtatggacctacagagctgagacatccttctaaacatttttgtttgtgtgttctgcagaagaaattaagtcatacacatcttagatgtcatgagggtgagtaaaggatgagagaattttaattttggggtgaactaaccctttaaaatatatttaactgcAAAACAAGATACAACACTCTTTATTGCTGATTGTTTAGCAAGGTATAGTTACCTTGGTGCCAGTGGTGGCTGCTTGGTTCGAGTCCAGGATGGGAAGAAGAGATGGAAGAGCATTCTGTCTCCTTCTGCGTGAGGATGGGTTCAGGATCGCCACTGAGACTTCAATTGGAATACCTCTCAGCTTGTCTCTGGGGATTTCCTTTTTACATAATATACTTgcattattacaaaatattaacaCTATACAACACAACACATTGCACTGCAATTATGTTCTGACACCAGAATCTGATTTTGTGATATGGTAAATATAAAATAGATTTAATCACCACTAGGTGGCAGTACTTCATTTTAGCGCAGTAAGGGCATGCAAAATAAACATTCAGTTCCAATAGTTTTCTAAAATTGTCCCTCCTTCTAGTCAAACTAGTATACCAAATTACACTATTATACCAAATAATGGTTTATTTGTAAGTAATACAGTAACTTTATCTATTACTAAAACAAAATTGTATGCAATCATTCCATAATCGCCAGTTTAGTTGTTACAATGTCGTTATATGAAAGCTTTAGTCCCCATTATATGTAATTGCAAGGAACCAATGACAAAGTGACcaatgcattatttaaaatttctcctttcgtgttacactgaagaaagaaagtcatacaggtttggaatgaaatgagggtcagtaaataattatcaaatattaatttttgggtgaactgttcttttaaacaaaatatttagtaGTTTCTGTTCTACCCTCAAcactcaaaaaagtatttttactgcttgttgcatttatttacttcaaattaactaaagcaacacaattctagaacattttgtcacaacttgatttcattgtgttctatccatttaaatttgtaaaattgaagtttacttcatccatttgagttgggacaacatgaaAACAGCATGCTTTGCATTTAACTTGACAAGTGTTATTTAATGTGTTCTtctgcaagatgaatataaagtggGATACTTGTTAGAGtttaatgttatgttatgttgagATGTAGAAGAGTTTTTGTAATGTTGGAGTTTTGTGGGTAAACATTATGATGAagggtggagcttgagctaatgatgaggacaggtagatgttgcACGTGAAATTGATTGCTCGTTTCATTGAGTAATTGCTGTGCTAACATTAGCATAGTTACTAAAAACACTCTGTCATGCTTCCaatcagcatgtatttagcatacTAAAATttactttcactagttagtacaaaagaaacaaaagagatttatttgagttacattaacACGTCTATTTTATGGGATTTACCCAAtttaactaggttctttctacactaagtgtttgtgttgagattacatagtaatgtTAAATTAAGAAAGCTAATGTCAAACATGTGCTACCACTGTCCATGAATGAatgaagttcagccaaagagcaattttgtgtgtgtgtgtgtgtgtgtgtgtgtgtgtgtggggggggggggttgggtggtttacgaggacatttttttagggtagggtagggttagggcgtagaatctatagttcatactgtataaaactgtatcatcattatgtctatggaaagtccacataaggatagccgcaccaacatgtgtgtgcatgtgtgtgtgtgtgtgcgtgtgtgtgtgtgtgtgtgtgaatttaaaGCTGTAAACACTGTTTTTGCTGCTCCAAAGGGGCACTGTACCAGCAATTTGAGGCCTCTTGTAATGCAGTTTTCTGTTCCCTGACCCTTGAATTCTATAGTCCCTGTGCTTTCATACTCAAGGTCACTGGGTGAGCGCTGGGTAAAGGTGACTCTAGAAGGAAGATTAAGTTTCCTTCTTTCAGATTCAGCCCTCATAGTGTATGCCACCTCTAAAGGAAGGAAATAAAGAAATGCTCACACAAAGCAATACAACActttttcatttgtttacttaCATTCTTGGTAACAGAGTTAAACAATTGCAGAGTAAATAGTAAGTAAAAGAATACTTACTCAGTGTAGGATTATATGTTTTAGGGTTGACTGAAAATTTAAAGCAGGCTTTCACTTCAAGGCTAGAAAACACAATAAAACTATGCTTCAGACTGGGGTTACTGGGCATTTGGTCATGTTTAAGGATTGTGATTGTTTTCTCACCATATAGTGTCCCCACAGTTTTTCTGAGTGAGGTCCAGCTCCTTTGGTGTGGTAGTGACAGTCTTTTCAATGCTGATAACTGGCCTTGCCCTATAGTGTAATATCCATTATTAATGCATTCATAATTCAATAATCTATTCACATTGCTAAATGAATATCAGTTGTTGTACAAAAGTAAGATGATGAtgactatgtttacatttatattgtatatacactcactgagcactttattgagaacacctgtacacctcaAGGGGGTAGATTTGGCTTGGACATTGGGAGGGTTGCAGCAcaaagcatttacccatgtttccattgatcatggtataaataatgaggGGGGTGGGGTGGTTGTacatgcttgttttgattattgggggctAACCTCCCCTTTATTCCCCCCTGgggtgcaatgcataaaatcatgcagatacgggtcaggagtttcagttaatgttcacataaaccatcagaatgggggaaaaatatgatcttggttatttcgacagtggcatgattgttggtgccagacgtgctggtttgagtatttctgtaactgctgatctcctgggatttttacacacaaatgtctctagagtttactcagaatggtgccaaaaacaaaacaacatccaGTGGGtggagcggcagttctgcggatggaaacgccttgttgagggaagaggtcaactgagaatggccagactggtttaagctgatAGAAAggatacggtaactcagataaccactctgtacaactgtggtgagcacgtcgaaccttgatacggatgggctacaacagcaaaagaccatgtCGGAagctttattaggaccatagtgttcctcatAAAGTTCCTCACACCCCAGTGAGTGTATGTTCTAAAACAATGAACTTTACATAACATTTTTGACCATTTCATTATTTATAGAAAAATTTTGTTTCTAAAGGAATTcgcaaatattttattaatgattttgttcagaacaatacattttattaatttatttattgtcctGTGGAAGTGAGTACAAAAAATTAGCCACCATATCTGCATCCACTGCGTTAATTTAGAAGGCTTATATTCCAGTTAAAAAACCAGTGAAAGAAattcaaatgtattatatgttGTCTATCAATGTCAATATCACACCTGTACACAAACACTGAATCAGAGAGAGATCCTATAGCCAGATCAGGGTAATGGTTTCCATCCAAATCCATGCTGCCCGCAAGAGAGTAGCCAAAGAGTTTGACATTGTGATCTTTTCCATTAAGAACCTGTAATTAATAGGTATGCAAGTGAATGAATGAGAAAAGGGGTGAATAGtgaaggaaaagaaaggaaaagtaAAGGAGTGAATATAGGGATGAACCTGAGCTTTATTTAGGCCTGTAGGTGAGCCGTGGTAAATAAACACTTTTCCAGCTTCACTGCTGTCATATGGAGCACTAACAGCAACATCTGAAAAACAGCAGGATCACATTGAGAAAATTAATTACAATTCATAATCAATACAGTTATCATTATTACTGCAATCATCATCGTTATCATAATTACAGAGATGCCAAAAAGGATTTGGACACTTGgaaatgtataaatgtctttgcattttatgacaaaatatcaaaccaagtggaatttattttaaagaaatatactttttaagcaaaagatttcataaaaatatgtttgttaggtttacatttttaaaacagttttgttaaaaaataaagacaaaagatatatttggacactttgtggTTGTTAAGCATTAgtgaaacatgtccatagttaatgtgatgaactacgaCACCTTTTTGAATTTTAGGGGAGCTGCAGAAATGGCAGACAAAAGCAAAATCCGTTTTGAGAGAacgtctagcatcatttgtttgaagACACCACTTGGTGTAATGTTTTGTATTTAAGGCAATAAAATTCAGGCATTTCtatgtgtgacttaagtgtccaaatgtgtccaaatactttattgGGGCCACTATATATCATTAATAtagaaatatttctaaaataagaACTGAGCAATAGTGTATTTGTGTTCATTTATGTATATTATGGCATCTCTTCTTCTCTATTCATATTTCTGCAATCTGTTGGTTCTTAATCTGCATTATCTGTATTAGAAGTGACTTAAAAGAGACTATGCTTTAAGCACATACCATGATATCCATCCAGATTCACATCGCCCATGTTTTCCACAGCCAAACCGAACATGGAATAGGCGCTTCCTTCAATTCTCTTGGGTTTGATCCGGTCCCAAGCCCCTTCCTCATTAATGTAAACGTAAATGGCCCCACCGATATCATTGTCTTTAACAAAGTACTGAGGTGCTCCAACTACAATGTCCTGCCACCTGTTTAATAATTAGTGCAGTATAATTATACATCTAGAACCAATAAAACACTGTTCTAAACACAGCATGTGATCTTTGACATCTGACCAGCATACATTACTGCATAGTAACACTGTAGTAACATTGCAATAACATTTAAATGAAGCTGCTTTCATACACATGGGTATaacatacatatataatatattgctgTTGTATTGGGGATCTTACCCATCTCCATTGATGTCAAGCACTGCAAGGTCATAACCAAAAGATGAGGCAAGACCGTAACCCTCTAGGATGTACTCGGCCGACAACATAGATGTTTTACTGGATTCCTTCTTTAGTAGAACAACTGCCCCACTGTGATTTGCTCTTGGAGCTCCAGCAACTATAGTCAACTGACCTTTCTTAGTCAGCATTTTACCAGAGTCCAGAGAGAAACCTATGACAGATACAACCAATCAGAGGGTTCCAGGACAGATTTGCTTACCAATAGAATCTGTTGATTGACTGCTGAAATCCATTCAATAATGAATCATGAACATATTCAAACATGCATGAAAATATTTTGACATGACTTGACAGGGGCACTCAAATAATGGAAAGTCAAATAAGGACTGTCTGCaaaattttaaatattgaaatgctTTAAGAAAAccatcatgaaaattcaagtcaTGCAATGTGGattcaaacaaaaaacagacacaaacacagtaATGCATCATGAAGTTTACAATCTCAAAACTAGTGTATGTAGTGATTGGCAGGATTCAGGTACATCATTCACATTTGTGcttataaaatgacaaaatatagaTGTAGAACGACCAGAACAATGACCAATGAAAGTTTGAATGCAAGCAATGTTAGTGTCCAAATTCCACAAACCTAAATAGCTATTGGCTCTCACATCATAAACGTTCTTCTTGGAAACCTGAAGGGGAGGTGACTGATACACAAACTGATCAGGGTGGCTACTGGACATGCTAGTCATGAACAGCACACCTACAAGTGCGCAAACAAACAAGATTCCAAATAGGAGGCGAGTAGGCAAATATACATAAGAAGGAGTAAAACCAAACACAAGATAAGAAGGAATAAGGACAGCAATAAATAGCTACACCTTGTATCCTACCAACACCCAATGAAGTTTAAACCAACTGTAACAGAAAGTTTACATATCAACCTCACACCTGCCAATAAGAGCCCTTTAGATACACTTTAGAGTCACAAAATTGTCTGAGGATCAGGGGAAATGAGGTCTTTGGGTGATATGGATGATGAATGGAAAGTTATGTGATAATGGACTCACCTAAATAGCTGTTGGCAGGGACGGGCACCAGGTTTGGGTCAAGTTTGCTCTCGTCTCCAACCTCATATGGGCCATCATCAAAGATCTCCTTTTCCCACAGAGAGCTGTTCTTCTGCTCCAtccgcaccactcctgaaatccACCCAGTGAGTGAAGGGTTGAGGGAGCGAAGGATGGAGAAAGTGAATGAGGGAAGGGGTGGAGCATGGATGtgtggaagtgcaaaaaaataagGGATGACATACAAAATGTGAGATGGGCTTAAAATAAGTAATGCTATAAACAGACGAAATGTAATGACATGTCATGACAGTGTAAAATGGCCCAATGAAATTACAGGGCTTGTTTGACAAACATCTTTTTTAAATTAACCCTCCCTAAGACTGGCCACtgcaaccatttaatattatccCAACAATAATTATTAGAGCAGCAGCAGCTTGCAGTGAATCCttagatacagtgcattcagaaagtattcagaccccttcattttttcacattttgttgtgttgcagccttatgctaaaatgctttaaattattattttttcacatcagtctgcactccataccccataatgacaaagcaaaaaccagatttttgtaaatttattaaaaagaaaaaactgaaatatcacattgacataagtgttcatgtgtcatgtcatttcatgtcatttgctatgacactcaaaatttagctcaggtgcatcccatttctctggatcatctttgaaatgtttctactctttgattggagtccacctggcaaattcaattgattggacatgatttagaaatacacacacctgtctatatcaggtctcacagctgaaaatgcatatcagtgcaaaaaccaagccatgaggtcaaaggaactgcctgcagagattGTGTCAagtacagatctggggaaggctatgAAAAATttaggctgcattgaaggttcccaagagcacagtggcctctataaaaaaaaatgttcttcccTATTCTccatccaatttggaatgcccaattcccaatacgctctaagtccttgttgtggcgtagtgactcgcatcaatccgggtggcggaggacaaatctcagttgcctccgcatctgagaccgtaaatctgcgcatcttatcatgtggcttgttaagcgcgttaccgcagagatgtagcgtgtgtggaggcttcacgcacaactccacgcacaactcaccacgcgcccaaccgagagtgagaaccacattgtagcgaccacaaggaggttaccccatgtgactctaccctccctagcaaccaggccaatttggttgcttaggagacctggctggaggcctccataattcttaaacggaagaagtttggaacaaccaggaatcttcctagagctggctgcccggccaaactgagcaattgggggagaagggccttggtaagagaggtgaaggacccgatggtcactctggttgagctccagagatcatgtgtggagactGGAGAAACTTGTAGAAGGACAACCATAACTGCAACACTCAACCGATCtgagctttatggcagagtggccagatggaagcctctcctcagtgcaagaaacatgaaagcctgcttggcatttgccaaaaagcacctaaaggactctcagactgtgatgaaacgaagattgaactgtttggcctcaattccaaccATCACGTCTGGAGAAAACCacgcaccactcatcacctgcgcaatactatCCCACCAGTGAAgcgtggtggtagcatcatgctgtgaaggtgtttttcagcagcagggactgggggactggtcagggttgaaagaaagctgagcgcagcaaaatacagagatttcCTTAATGAAAACTTAGTCCAGagagctcaggacctcagactgggctgaaggttcaccttccaacaggacaatgaccctaagcacacagccaagacaacgcaagagtggcttagggacagctctgttaatgtccttgagtggcccagccagagcccagacttgaacccaatcaaacatctctggagagacctaaaattggctgtccaccgatggtccccatccaacctgacagagcttgagaggatctgcagagaagaatggcagaaaatccccaaatacaggtgtgcaaagcttgttgcatcatacccaaaaagacttgaggctgtatttgctgccaaaggtgcttcaactaagtactgagttaaggatctgaatacttatgtcagtgtgatatttcatttttttagttttaataaatttgcaaagttatcaaaaatctgtttttttctttgtcattatagggtatcgagtgtagattgatgtgaaaaatttttttttaaggattttagcataaggctgcaacataacaaaatgtgaaaaaaatgaaggggcctGAATACttactgaatgcactgtatatgaataaaataaatccaCAATCAGCCCTATACTTCAATATGCAAATAAGCACTCCAATCCATCCTGTTCTCCAATACCTTTCCAGTTGTAAGCACCCGGTGCTCCAAACACCAGATAGTGATAGTCCTTTGTAAATGTGGCAGACAGACCCTGCTGGCATGAACCAAAGAGCTCGTGTCCTCTGTTTCTCCCTTTGCAAAACATCCAGTCCCCTCCATCTTCTTCTGAGGCGCCGTTAATCGTCAGATCCTGACTTAGTACATAGCAACGGCCTGTGATATCACGCACTTCTTGAGGTGAGCCCACAAATAAACGCTGCTGGTAGCGATGAGCACAGACCTGGAGTCAAATGACAGTCGGtgtgagttaaaggaatattctgggtttgatacaagttcagctcagtcgacagcatctgtggcatgatgttgattaccacaaaaattcattttgacttgcccctccttttctttaaaaaaagcaaaaatatgggttccagtgagacacttacaatggggccaatctgtaaacattaaaatactcaccatttcaaaagtatcacCACAAGACTACACaatttgtgtgttaacatgattttagtgtgataaaattgcttactaaccttttctgtttaaaggtacagccaattttacaactttgttgccataatga from Myxocyprinus asiaticus isolate MX2 ecotype Aquarium Trade chromosome 7, UBuf_Myxa_2, whole genome shotgun sequence encodes the following:
- the itga6b gene encoding integrin alpha-6b — encoded protein: MQSYKTLTVFLSFMGWTLISAFNLDTENVIRKTGDPNSLFGFSLAMHRQLKPADKRMLLVGAPKAKALSKQKSQITGGMYNCDINSLSPSCQRVMFDNEENLSSENKQNQWMGVTVQSQGPGGKILVCAHRYQQRLFVGSPQEVRDITGRCYVLSQDLTINGASEEDGGDWMFCKGRNRGHELFGSCQQGLSATFTKDYHYLVFGAPGAYNWKGVVRMEQKNSSLWEKEIFDDGPYEVGDESKLDPNLVPVPANSYLGFSLDSGKMLTKKGQLTIVAGAPRANHSGAVVLLKKESSKTSMLSAEYILEGYGLASSFGYDLAVLDINGDGWQDIVVGAPQYFVKDNDIGGAIYVYINEEGAWDRIKPKRIEGSAYSMFGLAVENMGDVNLDGYHDVAVSAPYDSSEAGKVFIYHGSPTGLNKAQVLNGKDHNVKLFGYSLAGSMDLDGNHYPDLAIGSLSDSVFVYRARPVISIEKTVTTTPKELDLTQKNCGDTICLEVKACFKFSVNPKTYNPTLKVAYTMRAESERRKLNLPSRVTFTQRSPSDLEYESTGTIEFKGQGTENCITRGLKLLEIPRDKLRGIPIEVSVAILNPSSRRRRQNALPSLLPILDSNQAATTGTKVNFIKEGCGTDHDCQSDLQLKYKFHTREQNTDNFHPLPEENGVPIMSLSSQKEIALEITVTNHGDAAYEAQLTGSFPRSVSYSAVRTKSSDKPVTCLANLNGSQADCELGNPFIRDAVTTFYIILSTGGISLDTTEIEIDLKLKTTSDQKRLEAVKAKAIVKIQLLLSLSGVANPSQVYFTGEVKGESAMKLSSDVGSPIDYEFRVTNLGKPLKSFGMASMIIQWPKHNSQGKWLLYLMKMTPTGLDSISCSNQDEINRLGLKEPSMSRVKREIGEEAPAKEGTFSLLSDKRKFIVLSCDDGAQCVTFKCPLMGMDSNAVISLRAYLWNSTFLEDYAKMNYIDIIVKASLDFKSSATNIQLKNEPAQVRVTVFPERKAAQYGGMPWWVILVAILLGLLLLGLLVFLLWKCGFFGKNGKDPNEPEKERLTSDA